The Vibrio bathopelagicus genomic sequence TCGTGTTGTTTTTGATAGCGAGCAAACCTCATTAGCAACGTTGCTTGAAACCTTCTGGGAAAGTCACGATCCCACTCAAGGTATGCGCCAAGGTAATGATTTAGGCACTCAATATCGCTCCGCTATCTACACTTTCAGTGAGCAGCAACAATTGATTGCGGAACAATCTAAGCAAGAATACCAACGAGCGGTCACTGAATCATTAGGCAACGAGATCACGACGGAAGTTCTGCCAGCAGGAAAGTATTTTTTTGCGGAGACGTACCACCAGCAATATCTAGCAAAAAATCCTAATGGCTACTGTGGTTTGGGCGGAACCGGTGTGTGCTTCCCTCCACAATAAACGGTGCTAGGACGCAAACTAAAACGACATCCATTAAAAAAGGGCTTCCATTAAGAAGCCTTTTTTCATTGTTATCTATTTCGAATGAGACAAATCGATAAGTGTCAGTTACACCGGCAGCGCAGCAATCGTGCCGTTAACTTCTTTAAAAATGGTGAGCTTTTGTTTGTCAGAAACTTCAGGGAGAAGCACTTTGCCTTGGTCGAAGCGAAACTCTCCGATACCTTCAATAGCAAACTGGCCTTTGAACAGGACTTTAACGAAACGCGCCACTTGATGTGGACGGTAAGTAGAAAATTTTCTTAACATAATACAACCTCAATTCCATTTGAGTACTACAGTTACCTGCCTGAACATCGCCTTGTTAAAAGCACATATAATTGCTAAATCCTTTAGCAAACAGCAAGATAATCTATTGTTCATCTCGATATTGATGCATTATACCTTTTGGTAACAAGCCTGCAACTTGTTTCTACATCGTACGATAAAAAAGTTAAAGAGGCATTTTTCAAATTTCATATTATACTTCCAGTGCAAACCAATAAGCGGAACAAAAATATAATGAAAAACAAAACTCTACTGGCTTTTTTAGCCGCAGCCTCTCCACTCTTCGCCAATGCTCACAACCTATCTGTAGGTGCAACTCTGCCTGCTGTCGATGTTAGCAGCTATGGTGAAATCGTACTAAACGACGGAAATACCGGATATCAAGCTTGGGCAACCAACAATCTCCTAGGTAAAGTTCGTGTCGTTCAAGCTATCGCTGGCCGTAGCAGCTCTAAAGAGCTCAACGCACCACTGATGGCAGCCATTACAGCATCGAAGTTCTCAGAAGACAGCTACCAAACCACCACCATCATCAACCAAGATGATGCTATCTGGGGTACAGGTTCTTTTGTGAAATCGTCTGCCGAAAGCAGTAAAGAAGAATTTCCATGGTCTTCTATGGTGCTAGATGAAGACGGAGCCGTCGCGTCATCATGGGCTTTAGCAGAAGAAAGCTCAGCGATTATCGTTCAAGACAAGCAAGGTAAAATATTGTTTGTTAAAGAAGGCGCTCTCAACGAATCAGAAGTCACGCAAGTTATTGAATTGATTAAAGCGAGCCTTTAATCAGATAATCGCGTCTTTTTCGAGACCTGACCGAAGGATATTGTTATATTATAACAGTATCCTTTTTTAATTCTGTGGTTAATCATCCTCATGTGGCAAAACACACCTAACAATGTGAAACGCAAAACAGGCTTCTTGCTTGGGCTGATGCTCATGTTAAGCGTGTTAGCTGCAACACATATGGTGGATGTTGCCCCCGATCACCACACTTCGCATCATTGTGAGCTGTTTTCGATAAATCAGTTCATTACTGCGCACTCACTTCCACA encodes the following:
- the msrA gene encoding peptide-methionine (S)-S-oxide reductase MsrA; amino-acid sequence: MLNKQQLVSATTALPGNANPIQITERHFVNQTDLLDPPTGSQQEVLLGMGCFWGAERLFWQLEGVISTSVGYAGGYTVNPTYEQVCSGQTGHTEVVRVVFDSEQTSLATLLETFWESHDPTQGMRQGNDLGTQYRSAIYTFSEQQQLIAEQSKQEYQRAVTESLGNEITTEVLPAGKYFFAETYHQQYLAKNPNGYCGLGGTGVCFPPQ
- a CDS encoding DUF1107 family protein, with protein sequence MLRKFSTYRPHQVARFVKVLFKGQFAIEGIGEFRFDQGKVLLPEVSDKQKLTIFKEVNGTIAALPV
- a CDS encoding YtfJ family protein, with the translated sequence MKNKTLLAFLAAASPLFANAHNLSVGATLPAVDVSSYGEIVLNDGNTGYQAWATNNLLGKVRVVQAIAGRSSSKELNAPLMAAITASKFSEDSYQTTTIINQDDAIWGTGSFVKSSAESSKEEFPWSSMVLDEDGAVASSWALAEESSAIIVQDKQGKILFVKEGALNESEVTQVIELIKASL
- a CDS encoding DUF2607 family protein — its product is MWQNTPNNVKRKTGFLLGLMLMLSVLAATHMVDVAPDHHTSHHCELFSINQFITAHSLPQVPEFHSEFTATITESVISLQRLYFAYLARSPPVNIA